From Candidatus Thermoplasmatota archaeon:
AAATCTTCCAGGGGACCCAAAAGAGCTTGTTTCAGTTCCTTCTTTACGACCTTTACTTTGTTTTATTTTCCTATTTTCCTTTCTCGCTTCATGGGAACCTTCAAGTAAACTCACTTGAAATCCCTCATTATTTTTGGTTAATTGTATTCGGCTACCTGGGTGAAATTTCCCTTTTAGAAAGGAAGACCAGAGTCTACCGTATTTGTCAATTCTCGCTGGGTTACCATTGAGTGTTGTAATATGTGGTAGTGAGGTATTACCCAGCAGTTCAGGTATGTTTTCTCTGGGAATCTGAATAAATCCCCGAAGGACTTCCATCCTTTTAAGAATCTTACTTGCCATTCTTCTCCCTCTAAATATCTATTTATCCTATCTATGAATTTTTCTATTTTGAAAATAATTCAATAGTTTAATCTGCACCTATGTAGTAACTTATGATATCTAAAGATGAAGCTTTAAGGCTTGTTAGGGGTACAAGCAAATATGCCCATGCTTTGATGGTTTCTTGTATAATGGGAGAGTTGGCGAGAGCATTAAATGAGAATGAAAGAGAGTGGATGCTGGTTGGACTGCTACATGATTTGGATTATGACAAGGTTAAAAATGATATGGGGAATGCATGGTGTTGTTGCTGCT
This genomic window contains:
- a CDS encoding HD domain-containing protein; the encoded protein is MISKDEALRLVRGTSKYAHALMVSCIMGELARALNENEREWMLVGLLHDLDYDKVKNDMGNAWCCCC